The proteins below come from a single Deinococcus aerolatus genomic window:
- a CDS encoding multidrug transporter, protein MVGERRVVATLLSVAAFLLLAGFLSLVAKLYLTDFFGRDLFIGLFDLNNESNMPANFSALILLLSAVTLGVIAWSRRQNASADAFSWRALTFIFGFLALDEAAMLHERTADITRSVVKADGILHYAWVLPYGILALIVGLAFVRFLIQLPGGIRSRVIVAGAVYVMGALGFELLEGLVVSTEGTQNLLNQSLIVVEEGMEMLGVILFIGALLSYIRLYLPGLQLHLRVAAPAAPDAADR, encoded by the coding sequence ATGGTAGGGGAACGCCGGGTGGTGGCAACGCTACTGAGCGTCGCTGCCTTCCTCTTGCTGGCGGGTTTCCTAAGCCTAGTTGCCAAGCTGTACCTGACTGACTTTTTCGGACGTGACCTGTTCATCGGCCTGTTCGACCTGAACAATGAAAGCAATATGCCTGCCAATTTCTCGGCCCTAATCCTGCTGCTGTCGGCCGTGACCCTGGGCGTGATCGCCTGGTCCAGACGGCAGAACGCCAGCGCAGATGCTTTTTCCTGGAGAGCCCTGACTTTTATTTTCGGCTTCCTGGCGCTCGACGAGGCCGCCATGTTGCACGAGCGCACCGCCGATATCACTCGCAGCGTAGTCAAGGCCGACGGCATCTTGCACTACGCCTGGGTCTTGCCCTACGGTATCTTGGCGCTGATTGTCGGCCTCGCCTTCGTGCGGTTCCTGATTCAGCTGCCGGGCGGAATTCGTAGCCGCGTGATTGTGGCTGGAGCAGTTTACGTCATGGGCGCCCTGGGCTTCGAGTTGCTGGAAGGCCTAGTGGTCAGCACCGAAGGAACGCAGAACCTACTCAACCAGTCGCTTATCGTGGTTGAAGAGGGCATGGAGATGCTCGGCGTAATTCTGTTCATTGGGGCGCTACTGAGTTACATCCGCCTATATCTCCCCGGACTGCAACTGCACTTGCGTGTCGCTGCCCCGGCTGCCCCTGACGCGGCGGACCGCTGA
- the lepA gene encoding translation elongation factor 4, translated as MSARPPAATRNFSIIAHVDHGKSTLADRILERLGAMGERDKRDQTLDTLELERERGITIKSTPIRLEYTRPLFEDGTGGETYVLNLIDTPGHVDFNYEVSRSLAACEGVLLLVDASQGVEAQTIVNAYLAIDNNLEIVPVINKIDLPAADPEGAAKELEDVIGIPAEDAVFASAKAGIGIDEILEAVVARIPPPSGDPEAPLKALIFDSFYDAYQGVILFVRVLEGTVSAKDQITLMNADRSFEVDKVGTFTPGLVVGEQLQAGAVGWVAAGIKDIADAQVGDTLTGRERKTPEAFPGFKPAQPVVFSGLYPTDTEDYRKLRDALEKLKLNDAAFSFDPETSEALGFGFRCGFLGLLHAEIIQERLEREYDLDLIATAPAVVYRVTLTNGDVFETQNPAEFPTRDRMTSVEEPYIKLSVMLPEDYVGPVMGLLQERRGSMVTMNYLGKRVELVYEVPFAEILYDFHDRLKSISRGYASMDYEQLGYRDGDLRKVDILVNNEIIDALAVIVHETKAYALGRKIVDKMAEVIPRQMFPVPVQATIGAKIIARATVKAYRKDVLAKCYGGDISRKKKLLNKQKKGRARMKQIGTVEVPQEAFLAVLSTDE; from the coding sequence ATGAGTGCCAGGCCCCCCGCAGCAACCCGTAATTTTTCGATCATTGCCCATGTGGACCACGGCAAATCCACGCTGGCCGACCGCATTCTGGAGCGGCTGGGCGCCATGGGCGAGCGCGACAAGCGCGATCAGACCCTGGACACGCTGGAGCTGGAGCGCGAGCGCGGCATCACCATCAAGTCCACCCCGATCCGGCTGGAGTACACCCGTCCCCTGTTCGAGGACGGCACGGGCGGAGAGACCTACGTGCTGAACCTGATCGACACGCCGGGTCACGTGGACTTCAATTACGAGGTGTCCCGTTCGCTGGCGGCCTGCGAGGGCGTGCTGCTGCTGGTGGACGCCTCGCAGGGGGTGGAGGCGCAGACCATCGTCAATGCCTACCTCGCCATCGACAACAACCTGGAAATCGTGCCGGTGATCAACAAGATCGACCTGCCGGCCGCCGATCCGGAGGGTGCGGCAAAAGAGTTGGAGGATGTCATCGGCATTCCGGCAGAAGACGCCGTGTTTGCCTCGGCCAAGGCGGGCATCGGTATCGACGAGATTCTGGAAGCGGTGGTGGCGCGCATTCCGCCACCATCCGGCGATCCGGAAGCTCCCCTCAAGGCGCTGATCTTCGACTCGTTCTACGACGCCTACCAGGGGGTGATCCTGTTCGTGCGCGTGCTGGAGGGCACGGTCAGCGCCAAGGACCAGATCACGCTGATGAACGCGGACCGGTCCTTCGAGGTGGACAAGGTGGGGACGTTCACGCCGGGACTGGTGGTGGGCGAGCAGTTGCAGGCCGGAGCCGTGGGCTGGGTGGCGGCAGGCATCAAGGACATTGCCGACGCGCAGGTGGGCGACACCCTGACGGGCCGGGAGCGCAAGACCCCCGAGGCGTTCCCCGGTTTCAAGCCCGCGCAGCCGGTGGTGTTCTCGGGCCTGTACCCCACCGATACCGAGGACTACCGCAAATTGCGTGACGCGCTGGAGAAGCTCAAGCTCAACGACGCGGCCTTTTCCTTCGATCCCGAGACCTCCGAGGCGCTGGGCTTCGGGTTCCGCTGCGGGTTCCTGGGCCTGCTGCACGCTGAGATCATTCAGGAACGCCTGGAACGCGAGTACGATCTGGACCTGATCGCCACCGCGCCTGCCGTGGTCTACCGCGTCACGCTGACCAACGGCGATGTGTTCGAGACCCAGAACCCGGCGGAATTTCCCACCCGCGACCGTATGACCAGCGTCGAGGAGCCGTACATCAAGCTGTCGGTGATGCTGCCCGAGGACTACGTGGGGCCGGTGATGGGCCTGCTGCAGGAGCGGCGCGGCTCGATGGTCACCATGAACTACCTGGGCAAACGCGTGGAACTGGTGTACGAGGTGCCCTTCGCCGAAATCCTGTACGACTTCCACGACCGTCTCAAGAGCATCTCGCGCGGCTACGCCAGCATGGACTACGAGCAGCTCGGCTACCGCGACGGCGACCTGCGCAAGGTGGACATCCTGGTCAACAACGAGATCATCGACGCGCTGGCCGTGATCGTCCATGAGACCAAGGCCTACGCGCTGGGCCGCAAGATCGTGGACAAGATGGCCGAAGTCATTCCGCGCCAGATGTTCCCGGTGCCGGTGCAGGCCACCATTGGCGCGAAGATCATCGCCCGCGCCACCGTCAAGGCGTACCGCAAGGACGTGCTGGCCAAGTGTTACGGCGGCGACATCTCCCGCAAGAAGAAGCTGCTGAACAAGCAGAAGAAGGGCCGCGCCCGCATGAAGCAGATCGGCACGGTGGAGGTCCCGCAGGAGGCCTTCCTGGCCGTGCTGAGTACCGACGAATAG
- a CDS encoding fructosamine kinase family protein — translation MSRSIAPTLLPLLEQHLGGQILEATPLGGGDINDVYRLQTGRGDFVLKASRRTLPHLFSAEAQGLGLLRRAASQRPAGLLLPEVLAHGDAPGGWQYLLQRYLPPVAATPQGQEALGRGLAALHSVTVPGFGDTADNYFGTMPQFNPPARSAADFFWEARLQPQLRLAQEHLSGADVDQFGTLHQRLPKLIPVEVPSVVHGDLWHGNLLYTAAGPALIDPAAAHSHREVDLAAMTLSGGVEQRVFDAYAEARPPAPGWQDRAALWNLYPLLAHVNMFGSGYLGRTRAALNAALQL, via the coding sequence ATGTCCCGCTCCATTGCGCCCACGCTGCTGCCGCTGCTGGAACAACATCTGGGTGGGCAGATTCTGGAGGCTACCCCCCTGGGCGGGGGCGACATCAACGACGTATACCGGCTGCAGACCGGGCGGGGGGACTTCGTCCTGAAGGCCAGCCGCCGCACCCTGCCGCACCTGTTCTCCGCGGAGGCGCAGGGGCTGGGGCTGCTGCGCAGGGCCGCGTCACAGCGCCCGGCGGGCCTGCTGCTGCCGGAGGTGCTGGCGCACGGCGACGCGCCGGGCGGCTGGCAGTACCTGCTGCAGCGTTACCTGCCGCCGGTGGCCGCGACGCCGCAGGGCCAGGAGGCGCTGGGCCGGGGACTGGCCGCGCTGCACAGCGTGACGGTACCCGGCTTCGGGGACACGGCGGACAACTACTTCGGGACGATGCCGCAGTTCAATCCACCTGCCCGCAGCGCCGCCGACTTCTTCTGGGAAGCCCGCTTGCAGCCCCAGTTGCGGCTGGCGCAAGAACACCTGTCGGGCGCGGACGTAGACCAGTTCGGGACCCTGCACCAGCGTCTGCCCAAACTGATTCCCGTGGAGGTGCCCAGCGTGGTCCACGGCGACCTGTGGCACGGCAACCTGCTGTACACGGCGGCGGGGCCGGCGCTGATCGATCCGGCCGCAGCCCACAGCCACCGCGAGGTCGATCTGGCCGCCATGACGCTGTCCGGCGGGGTGGAGCAGCGGGTCTTCGATGCCTACGCCGAGGCCCGCCCGCCCGCACCCGGCTGGCAGGACCGCGCGGCCCTGTGGAACCTGTACCCCCTGCTGGCGCACGTGAATATGTTCGGCAGCGGCTACCTGGGCCGCACCCGCGCCGCACTGAACGCAGCGTTGCAGCTCTGA
- a CDS encoding VOC family protein, which produces MPVMQLDHVAIATPDLDTGSAPYLALGLHPEGPDEDVQTQGVRVRAFEVGETLIELLMPTRSDSPIAAYLEKRGPGLHHTAYRVADLDAEMARLRAEGARFLSDAPTPGRAGTRVAFLHPRWGAGTLIELVEHPHGGAASGGAGG; this is translated from the coding sequence ATGCCTGTGATGCAGCTGGACCATGTCGCCATCGCCACCCCTGATCTGGACACCGGAAGCGCCCCGTATCTGGCGCTGGGGCTGCACCCCGAGGGTCCGGACGAGGACGTGCAGACCCAGGGCGTGCGGGTGCGTGCCTTTGAGGTGGGCGAGACTCTAATCGAATTGCTGATGCCCACCCGCTCCGACAGCCCGATTGCTGCGTATCTGGAAAAGCGCGGGCCGGGCCTGCACCACACCGCCTACCGTGTGGCCGATCTGGACGCCGAGATGGCCCGCCTTCGCGCCGAGGGCGCACGGTTCCTGAGCGACGCGCCCACGCCGGGCCGGGCCGGGACGCGCGTGGCCTTCCTGCATCCCAGATGGGGAGCCGGCACCCTGATCGAACTGGTGGAGCATCCCCACGGTGGGGCCGCGTCCGGGGGGGCGGGCGGTTGA
- a CDS encoding VanZ family protein produces MTPPVPSGRFRAVWWLISLGILGTIWWLSSAPDTPGPPLVHPLDWMAHFTAYFALAYALGRATGRRDVALLIAVWWGALDEVHQAFVPGRDAGIVDWLFDLAGAWLGSRRAARRSGTGRGGEEEAGPP; encoded by the coding sequence TTGACCCCACCGGTTCCCTCTGGCCGCTTCCGGGCGGTGTGGTGGCTGATCTCGCTGGGCATCCTGGGCACGATCTGGTGGCTGAGCAGTGCCCCGGACACGCCGGGGCCCCCGCTGGTACACCCGCTGGACTGGATGGCCCATTTCACCGCGTATTTCGCGCTGGCCTACGCGCTGGGCCGCGCCACCGGGCGGCGCGACGTGGCGCTGCTCATCGCCGTGTGGTGGGGCGCACTGGACGAGGTGCATCAGGCTTTCGTGCCGGGCCGCGACGCAGGCATTGTCGACTGGCTGTTCGACTTGGCGGGGGCATGGCTGGGGTCCCGGCGGGCCGCACGGCGCAGCGGCACAGGACGGGGTGGGGAAGAGGAGGCCGGACCGCCCTGA
- a CDS encoding AAA family ATPase: MRAVTPAPAACRHADTLKAALAQLDGVILGKPGQTRLAVACLLARGHLLIEDQPGVGKTTLAGALARTFGLDFRRVQFTADLLPADLTGVSVWDAPNSAFSFLPGPVFSEVLLADEINRATPRTQGALLEAMEERQVSEGGVTRPLPDPFFVIATQNPAAFVGTSPLPEAQLDRFLMTITLGYPDPRAERTLLETGGRSLSVRGLGAVLDAATLVQMQREVDGIHAAGPLLDYLQLLAHATREHPGLSVGLSPRALLALLGAARAWAYLAGRPMVLPEDVQAVFPALATHRLPPRAPGVGMSDLLARLLADTPIP; this comes from the coding sequence ATGCGCGCCGTGACCCCTGCCCCAGCTGCCTGCCGCCACGCGGACACCCTGAAAGCCGCGCTGGCGCAGCTCGACGGCGTGATTCTGGGCAAGCCGGGACAGACGCGGCTGGCGGTGGCCTGCCTGCTGGCCCGCGGCCACCTGCTGATCGAGGACCAGCCGGGCGTGGGCAAGACGACGCTGGCCGGGGCGCTGGCCCGCACCTTCGGGCTGGATTTCCGGCGCGTGCAGTTCACCGCTGACCTGCTGCCTGCCGATCTGACCGGCGTGAGCGTGTGGGACGCCCCCAACTCCGCCTTCAGCTTTCTGCCGGGGCCGGTGTTCAGCGAGGTGTTGCTGGCCGATGAGATCAACCGCGCCACCCCCCGCACCCAGGGCGCCCTGCTGGAGGCGATGGAGGAGCGGCAGGTCAGCGAGGGCGGCGTGACCCGCCCCCTGCCGGACCCCTTTTTCGTGATCGCCACGCAGAACCCGGCGGCCTTCGTGGGCACCTCGCCGCTGCCGGAAGCGCAGCTGGACCGCTTCCTGATGACCATCACGCTGGGCTACCCGGACCCGCGCGCCGAGCGCACCCTGCTGGAAACCGGCGGCCGCAGCCTGAGCGTGCGTGGCCTGGGGGCGGTGCTGGACGCCGCCACACTGGTGCAGATGCAGCGCGAGGTGGACGGCATTCACGCCGCAGGCCCGCTGCTGGATTACCTGCAACTGCTGGCCCACGCCACCCGCGAGCATCCGGGGCTGTCGGTGGGCCTGAGCCCCCGCGCCCTGCTGGCGCTGCTGGGCGCGGCGCGGGCCTGGGCGTATCTGGCAGGGCGCCCGATGGTGCTGCCCGAGGACGTGCAGGCCGTCTTTCCGGCCCTGGCCACCCATCGCCTGCCGCCGCGCGCTCCGGGCGTGGGCATGTCTGACCTGCTGGCCCGGCTGCTGGCCGACACGCCGATTCCGTGA
- a CDS encoding transglutaminaseTgpA domain-containing protein has protein sequence MPTTHRPPPAPRLTPTRFGLAFLLLVTLTLVGCINYGLSLGYGLTFLLGGVWVMASTGVGRAARQVRLVLTAPAGATAGGEALFTLSVTATVAGAVTLRLNSSAGDTRTVTLRVAAGEVRTLTVPVPARTRGPLTLTPRGAAALDVLGLWAAGLTPPAPVTVNVAPAPETGAPPVPLRTLPGAGDGQTRTRGDEEFAGLRPYTPGDSPRQISWRHVARTGELLTRETDAAQGRVRVLEWGDTSATPPGDTEARLSRLAAWVRELDRLGLAFALKLPGAALAAGSGEGQRLAALALLAGVTPLPPGSPPSRSRMRATTDANALRATLLALAFTLAPGVLWQPLWASALVAGLLAYGAVRTRRPLPAVPTWVLGGMAGLAAVGLNATYGTLLGRDAGTALLALLVALKTAESHGRRDGQLLVLLGLFVASTHFFHGQGPLTALHTILSAALLLAAASRWTAPTRTGPVRPDQEAEADLPAALIRSGRLLALAAPLALTLFVLFPRPESPLWQVPVQGGASTGLSDEIRAGEYSNLAQNRAVAFRADFTGPLPAPDQRYWRGPVYEAYDGQAWKQVRIGGRSPSIEPLASAPAWNYTLTLEASGNPWLLALDTPLTLPQRTVLTTAFQAVTFRPVSARRRVTLESRPARLGVSENPDRLQFNLSLPAGQSPRAAALGAGWSQLPPQGRIEAGLDYLRRGGFAYTLSPPLLPAQDRVDAFLFGTRQGFCEHYAQSFVFLMRAAGLPARIVGGYLGGEQNPDGGYLIVRQQDAHAWAEVWVQGQGWQRVDPTAVVAPARVNAGLSTALTQPQAAVAASPTGLGRFGLRLDALQNRWNDLVVGYDGDRQQALLARMGLGSVGSAPYLVVGALLAVLALLPALWWLRRQARPRDPAARALHSLTVRLRLPREPGETPSAYAARAAQAHPHLTPALDEVVRAYHAARYAPGESTEALKALAAALREVRR, from the coding sequence GTGCCCACCACCCACCGCCCACCGCCCGCACCCCGCCTGACCCCCACCCGCTTCGGCCTCGCCTTTCTGCTGCTGGTCACGCTGACCCTGGTGGGCTGCATCAACTACGGCCTGAGCCTGGGCTACGGCCTGACCTTCCTGCTGGGCGGCGTGTGGGTCATGGCCTCCACCGGGGTGGGCCGCGCGGCGCGGCAGGTGCGGCTTGTTCTGACGGCGCCCGCCGGGGCCACGGCCGGGGGCGAGGCGCTGTTCACGCTGTCGGTCACGGCGACGGTGGCCGGGGCGGTGACGCTGCGTTTGAACAGCAGCGCGGGCGACACCCGCACCGTGACCCTGCGCGTGGCGGCGGGCGAGGTCCGCACGCTGACCGTGCCGGTTCCTGCCCGGACGCGCGGCCCGCTGACGCTGACGCCGCGCGGGGCCGCCGCGCTGGATGTCCTGGGTCTGTGGGCCGCCGGCCTGACCCCGCCCGCCCCAGTCACGGTGAACGTGGCCCCGGCCCCCGAAACCGGAGCGCCGCCCGTGCCCCTGCGGACCCTGCCGGGAGCGGGCGACGGCCAGACCCGCACGCGTGGCGACGAGGAATTCGCCGGTTTGCGCCCCTACACTCCTGGCGACTCGCCCCGGCAGATTTCCTGGCGGCATGTGGCCCGCACCGGAGAGTTGCTGACCCGCGAAACCGACGCCGCGCAGGGCCGGGTGCGCGTGCTGGAGTGGGGGGACACCTCCGCCACACCGCCGGGCGATACGGAGGCCCGGCTGTCCCGGCTGGCGGCCTGGGTGCGGGAACTGGACCGCCTGGGCCTGGCCTTCGCGCTGAAGCTGCCCGGCGCGGCGCTGGCCGCAGGCAGCGGTGAGGGCCAGCGGCTGGCCGCCCTGGCCCTGCTGGCGGGGGTGACGCCCCTCCCGCCGGGTTCACCCCCGTCCCGGAGCAGGATGCGGGCCACCACCGACGCGAACGCGCTGCGGGCCACGTTGCTGGCGCTGGCCTTTACCCTCGCGCCGGGGGTGCTGTGGCAGCCGCTGTGGGCCTCGGCGCTGGTGGCGGGGCTGCTGGCGTACGGTGCCGTTCGCACGCGCCGGCCGCTGCCCGCAGTTCCCACCTGGGTGCTGGGCGGGATGGCCGGGCTGGCGGCGGTGGGCCTGAACGCCACCTACGGCACGCTGCTGGGCCGCGACGCAGGGACGGCGCTGCTGGCGCTGCTGGTGGCCCTCAAGACGGCCGAAAGCCACGGGCGGCGCGACGGTCAGCTACTGGTGTTGCTGGGACTGTTCGTTGCCAGCACCCACTTCTTTCATGGTCAGGGACCGCTGACGGCCCTGCACACCATTCTCAGCGCCGCGCTGCTGCTGGCCGCCGCCTCACGCTGGACCGCCCCAACCAGAACTGGGCCGGTGCGCCCGGACCAGGAAGCAGAGGCGGACCTGCCCGCTGCCCTGATCCGCAGCGGGCGCCTTCTGGCCCTGGCCGCGCCGCTGGCGCTGACGCTGTTCGTGCTGTTCCCGCGCCCGGAGAGCCCGCTGTGGCAGGTGCCGGTCCAGGGCGGGGCAAGTACGGGATTGTCGGATGAGATTCGCGCCGGAGAGTACAGCAATCTGGCCCAGAACCGCGCCGTGGCCTTTCGCGCCGATTTCACGGGTCCGCTGCCTGCCCCGGATCAGCGCTACTGGCGCGGTCCGGTCTACGAGGCCTACGACGGCCAGGCCTGGAAACAGGTGCGGATCGGCGGCAGGTCGCCCAGCATCGAACCGCTGGCCAGTGCCCCGGCCTGGAATTACACCCTGACCCTAGAGGCGTCCGGGAATCCCTGGCTGCTGGCGCTGGACACCCCATTGACGCTCCCCCAGCGCACCGTGCTGACCACCGCGTTCCAGGCCGTGACCTTTCGCCCCGTCAGTGCCCGCCGCCGGGTGACCCTGGAAAGCCGCCCGGCGCGCCTGGGCGTCAGCGAGAACCCGGACCGGTTGCAATTTAACCTGTCGCTTCCCGCTGGGCAGAGTCCGCGGGCCGCTGCGCTGGGTGCGGGCTGGAGCCAGCTTCCGCCCCAGGGACGGATTGAAGCAGGCCTGGACTATCTGCGCCGGGGCGGCTTTGCCTACACCCTCTCGCCGCCGCTGCTGCCCGCGCAGGACCGGGTGGACGCCTTTCTCTTTGGCACCCGGCAGGGCTTTTGCGAACACTACGCGCAGTCCTTTGTGTTCCTGATGCGCGCCGCCGGACTGCCTGCCCGCATCGTCGGCGGCTACCTGGGCGGCGAGCAGAACCCCGATGGCGGCTACCTGATTGTGCGCCAGCAGGACGCCCATGCCTGGGCCGAGGTCTGGGTGCAGGGGCAGGGGTGGCAGCGCGTGGACCCCACCGCCGTGGTGGCCCCCGCCCGCGTGAATGCCGGGCTGTCCACCGCCTTGACGCAGCCGCAGGCCGCCGTTGCCGCCAGCCCCACCGGGCTGGGCCGCTTTGGCCTGCGCCTGGACGCGCTGCAAAACCGCTGGAACGATCTGGTGGTGGGCTACGACGGGGACCGGCAGCAGGCCCTGCTGGCCCGCATGGGGCTGGGCAGCGTCGGCTCAGCCCCGTATCTGGTGGTGGGGGCGCTGCTCGCCGTGCTGGCACTGCTGCCCGCGCTGTGGTGGCTGCGGCGGCAGGCCCGCCCACGCGACCCCGCCGCCCGCGCCCTGCATAGCCTGACCGTGCGCCTGCGGCTGCCGCGCGAGCCGGGCGAGACGCCCAGCGCTTACGCCGCCCGCGCCGCCCAGGCCCACCCCCACCTGACTCCCGCACTGGACGAGGTGGTGCGGGCCTACCACGCCGCCCGCTACGCACCCGGCGAGTCCACGGAAGCGCTCAAAGCGCTGGCCGCAGCGCTGCGCGAAGTCCGGCGCTAA